Proteins encoded together in one Maribacter dokdonensis DSW-8 window:
- the rplL gene encoding 50S ribosomal protein L7/L12, with product MADLKDFAEQLVNLTVKEVNELADILKEEYGIEPAAAAVAVAAGGGGEAGEAAEEKTEFDVILKAAGASKLAVVKLVKELTGLGLKDAKDIVDSAPKAVKEGVTKDEAEGIKKSLEEAGAEVELK from the coding sequence ATGGCAGATTTAAAAGATTTCGCAGAACAATTAGTTAACTTGACAGTTAAAGAAGTAAACGAGTTAGCTGATATATTAAAAGAAGAGTACGGTATTGAGCCTGCAGCAGCAGCAGTAGCGGTAGCTGCCGGTGGTGGTGGTGAAGCTGGTGAAGCAGCAGAGGAAAAAACTGAATTCGATGTTATTTTGAAAGCAGCAGGTGCTTCTAAGTTAGCAGTTGTAAAATTAGTTAAGGAATTAACTGGTTTAGGATTAAAAGATGCTAAAGATATCGTTGATAGCGCACCAAAAGCTGTTAAAGAAGGTGTTACTAAAGACGAAGCTGAAGGTATCAAAAAATCATTGGAAGAAGCTGGAGCAGAAGTTGAGCTTAAATAA
- the nusG gene encoding transcription termination/antitermination protein NusG: MSEVLEKKWYVVRAVSGQENKIKGYIESEVERHGFSDYLEDVLVPTEKVVQIRNGKKINKERVYFPGYIMIKANLGGEMVHIIRSITNVIGFLGETKGGDPVPLRKNEVNRMLGKVDELAVNTDSVAIPFVFGETVKVIDGPFNGFNGTVEKINEEKRKLEVMVKIFGRKTPLELSYMQVEKI; this comes from the coding sequence ATGTCAGAGGTTTTAGAGAAAAAATGGTACGTTGTACGAGCTGTAAGTGGTCAAGAGAATAAAATCAAAGGATACATTGAAAGTGAAGTAGAGCGTCATGGTTTTTCAGACTATTTAGAGGATGTTCTTGTTCCTACTGAAAAGGTAGTTCAGATTAGAAACGGCAAGAAAATTAATAAAGAAAGGGTGTATTTTCCTGGGTATATCATGATCAAAGCTAATTTAGGTGGGGAGATGGTGCATATCATACGTTCAATAACCAATGTTATTGGGTTTTTAGGGGAAACTAAAGGGGGGGATCCTGTTCCTTTGAGAAAAAATGAGGTTAACCGTATGCTTGGTAAAGTAGATGAGTTAGCTGTGAATACAGATAGTGTTGCAATTCCATTTGTTTTTGGTGAAACGGTTAAGGTAATTGATGGTCCTTTTAATGGCTTCAATGGAACTGTTGAGAAAATTAATGAAGAAAAACGCAAGCTAGAGGTTATGGTTAAGATTTTTGGTAGAAAAACACCATTGGAGCTTAGCTATATGCAAGTAGAGAAGATTTAA
- the rplA gene encoding 50S ribosomal protein L1, which translates to MAKLTKKQKEAHSKIEKDKLYSVTEASALIKEITNTKFDASVDLAVRLGVDPRKANQMVRGVVTLPHGTGKDVKVLALVTPDKEAEAQEAGADYVGLDEYLEKIKGGWTDVDVIITMPSVMGKLGPLGRVLGPRGLMPNPKTGTVTMDVAKAVSEVKAGKIDFKVDKTGIVHAAIGKASFSADKIADNAKELLDTLNKMKPTAAKGVYMKTIFMSSTMSPSLQLDPKSV; encoded by the coding sequence ATGGCAAAGTTAACGAAGAAGCAAAAGGAGGCGCATTCTAAAATAGAGAAAGATAAACTATACTCTGTTACAGAAGCTTCTGCTTTAATAAAAGAAATTACCAATACAAAGTTTGATGCATCAGTAGATTTAGCGGTTCGTTTGGGTGTGGATCCAAGAAAAGCTAATCAAATGGTTCGTGGTGTGGTAACATTACCTCATGGAACTGGTAAAGATGTAAAGGTTTTGGCTTTGGTAACCCCAGATAAAGAAGCGGAGGCTCAAGAAGCAGGTGCTGATTATGTTGGGTTAGATGAGTATTTGGAAAAAATTAAAGGCGGTTGGACAGATGTTGATGTAATTATCACAATGCCAAGCGTAATGGGTAAATTAGGACCGTTAGGTCGTGTATTAGGGCCTAGAGGTTTAATGCCTAATCCAAAAACAGGTACTGTAACTATGGATGTAGCAAAAGCTGTATCTGAAGTTAAAGCAGGTAAAATAGATTTTAAAGTTGATAAAACAGGTATCGTACATGCTGCGATAGGTAAAGCTTCTTTTTCTGCTGATAAAATAGCGGATAATGCTAAGGAGTTGTTAGATACTTTGAATAAGATGAAGCCAACTGCGGCAAAAGGTGTTTACATGAAAACTATTTTCATGTCTAGCACTATGAGTCCTAGTTTGCAATTAGATCCAAAGTCAGTTTAA
- the rplK gene encoding 50S ribosomal protein L11, whose product MAKEVGKVVKLQVRGGAANPSPPVGPALGAAGVNIMEFCKQFNARTQDKPGKVLPVVITVYKDKSFDFVVKTPPAAIQLLEAAKIKKGSGEPNRVKLGSVTWDQIKAIAEDKMVDLNAFTVESAMSMIAGTARSMGMKVAGKRPF is encoded by the coding sequence ATGGCAAAAGAAGTAGGTAAAGTAGTTAAACTACAAGTTAGGGGAGGTGCAGCGAATCCATCGCCACCGGTTGGACCCGCCTTAGGTGCTGCTGGTGTTAACATTATGGAATTCTGTAAGCAGTTCAACGCTCGTACGCAGGATAAACCAGGTAAAGTATTACCAGTTGTTATCACCGTTTACAAAGATAAGTCTTTCGACTTCGTTGTAAAAACACCACCGGCGGCAATTCAGCTATTGGAAGCGGCTAAGATTAAAAAAGGATCTGGCGAACCTAACAGAGTAAAATTAGGTAGTGTTACCTGGGACCAAATCAAGGCGATAGCCGAAGATAAAATGGTTGACCTTAATGCGTTTACAGTTGAATCGGCAATGAGTATGATTGCTGGTACTGCACGTTCAATGGGTATGAAGGTAGCTGGTAAAAGACCTTTTTAA
- the secE gene encoding preprotein translocase subunit SecE, with product MFTYIKESVEELRNNVTLPSRAESSNLMVVVAVFSILFALATWGVDTVFSKVIKAYFNYVLN from the coding sequence ATGTTCACATATATAAAAGAATCCGTTGAAGAGTTAAGGAATAATGTTACTCTTCCTTCACGTGCAGAATCATCTAATTTGATGGTTGTTGTAGCTGTGTTTTCTATCCTTTTTGCTTTGGCTACTTGGGGTGTGGATACGGTCTTTAGTAAAGTGATAAAAGCATATTTCAACTACGTTTTAAACTAA
- the rplJ gene encoding 50S ribosomal protein L10 has protein sequence MTREEKATVIKDLTTQLADSATIYVADISGLDAGTTSDLRRACFKANIRLAVVKNTLLAKAMEASEKEFGELPETLKGNTSLMFSDVANAPAKLIKNFRKKSNKPLLKGAFVEEAIYIGDENLDALVSIKSKEEMIGEIIGLLQSPAKNVISGLKSGGGKIAGILKTLSEK, from the coding sequence ATGACAAGAGAAGAAAAAGCAACGGTTATAAAAGATTTGACTACGCAGTTGGCAGATAGTGCCACTATTTATGTGGCTGATATTTCTGGTTTAGATGCAGGTACAACTTCTGATTTAAGAAGAGCTTGTTTCAAAGCTAATATTAGACTGGCTGTAGTTAAAAACACATTGCTTGCTAAAGCAATGGAGGCTTCTGAAAAAGAATTTGGTGAATTACCTGAAACGTTAAAAGGAAATACTTCTTTAATGTTTTCAGATGTAGCCAACGCTCCGGCAAAATTGATAAAGAATTTTAGAAAAAAATCTAATAAACCTTTATTAAAAGGAGCTTTTGTTGAAGAAGCAATTTACATAGGTGATGAGAACTTGGATGCGTTAGTAAGCATTAAGTCTAAAGAAGAGATGATTGGTGAGATTATTGGATTGTTACAATCTCCAGCCAAAAATGTTATTTCTGGACTTAAATCTGGTGGTGGTAAAATCGCTGGTATCCTTAAAACATTATCTGAAAAATAA